One segment of Triticum aestivum cultivar Chinese Spring chromosome 2A, IWGSC CS RefSeq v2.1, whole genome shotgun sequence DNA contains the following:
- the LOC123184861 gene encoding uncharacterized protein has product MPPMAGDGGGGGGREHLVQITNGGSGQGKVDEPEKRLNRFVRAVVMLERMGNALGTLAFTWATTVLLGGYASDLRDDDFMFATILIFLEAARMFSRDSKSRLDYQLLFNTRGAFSPLDSSGLTLTACSCGVLQILWKKYLIAGIVVLLSPIVVVLGRLLSEVTPRALELNKWNKIRPAASLWSPLLGIVLLTPSISKDHSTIQWAVFWVLLVAVFVTTIGNLSFTGISKLVDRVLGGKKEFWRQVIINFCMIAAIGMQVYMFDERLVMIIVALAIVSLHNLQIPAALVRIALALLRIIPINNGNSSYGKPSKQNLRPSLSIFYGMVLGQGIFYAMACMFEFFSFIPQNSLYHRVGFKGKWGMESVNMYYAYASEKCKQGGVLAPKKISLCTFAMDSVKSDSSDNQLTGIRMMHHFLQSEPTKAQLLSKLATSTKMMARIIRMLDWGTSPKNTDIRLYAAKVVAELAKNLRVVTIPGTMQLVSALLDTESRLKRGNPLLDTDDEQEERHDRVLNTEDGQEAADSQLQRQGQLLDTENMLETQTSSTQQVGIHEQNSCVLRCWQQILEFWSMPEELPPIDHDLLPVLAMSIIHSLAGCDQGNCVEISKADDLIPKITRFTRFKSDTMNTEAQQKILVKSSLKVLQRLTSIGGKIGITLRSKISQDPFLFSNLAEILGNNKSSQESRKLVAGILRNMAIDEKTRQEIGRNKIIITKLMQAFLNAEGTTSTNPDHLSRKVAGQALAMLTIQSVQNCLVILKEPEFMKELKILIHDKRYIYVAASMLRNLCLHSEAELRDSDLKELCHTLREVWERIMDADGAELEILIGLSSQICKVNPKDFTRELDNGQIKQRFLKRLIDTLNENMKPSSHCPGIRRMIVEQIIHLMECNSSYADCLSEFRMTEALSMVEQTLSEAEDYRLFLGDEGFMKYNVPLSNFVAIAKKMYVLRCVMAQAQENRD; this is encoded by the exons GATGTTCAGTCGCGACAGCAAGAGCAGACTAGATTATCAACTGTTGTTTAACACCAGAGGGGCTTTTAGCCCTCTTGACTCGAGTGGGCTGACTCTGACTGCATGTTCTTGTGGTGTTCTGCAAATCCTCTGGAAGAAGTACCTGATCGCTGGTATTGTGGTCTTACTGAGTCCAATAGTAGTTGTACTTGGCCGGTTATTGTCTGAGGTGACTCCAAGAGCTCTGGAACTAAACAAATGGAATAAGATACGTCCTGCCGCATCACTATGGAGCCCATTACTTGGAATCGTATTGCTAACTCCCTCTATATCAAAAGACCACTCGACGATTCAATGGGCAGTGTTCTGGGTACTACTTGTGGCAGTTTTCGTAACAACAATAGGCAATCTAAGCTTCACAGGAATCAGTAAACTAGTGGACAGAGTTCTAGGTGGCAAAAAAGAATTTTGGCGTCAAGTAATTATAAACTTTTGCATGATTGCTGCTATAGGGATGCAGGTCTACATGTTTGATGAACGACTGGTGATGATCATAGTTGCTCTAGCGATAGTATCACTTCATAACTTGCAGATTCCAGCAGCACTTGTGCGGATAGCTCTAGCATTACTTCGGATTATACCAATTAATAATGGTAATTCTAGTTATGGAAAACCCAGCAAACAAAACCTTCGACCGTCTCTAAGTATCTTCTACGGGATGGTGCTTGGACAAGGAATATTCTATGCCATGGCCTGCATGTTCGAGTTCTTTTCTTTCATCCCTCAAAATTCCCTCTACCACCGTGTTGGATTTAAAGGTAAGTGGGGAATGGAATCTGTCAATATGTATTATGCATATGCGTCAGAGAAATGCAAGCAAGGGGGTGTTCTTGCTCCGAAGAAGATCAGCCTCTGCACCTTTGCCATGGATTCTGTGAAGTCGGATTCATCCGATAATCAGCTCACCGGGATACGAATGATGCACCACTTTCTGCAAAGTGAACCAACCAAGGCACAGCTCCTTTCAAAACTCGCCACTTCTACCAAGATGATGGCCAGAATAATCAGAATGTTGGATTGGGGGACAAGTCCAAAGAATACAGATATCAGATTATATGCTGCGAAGGTCGTGGCAGAACTTGCAAAGAACCTTCGTGTTGTCACTATCCCTGGTACAATGCAGCTTGTATCTGCACTGCTTGACACTGAAAGTAGACTTAAAAGAGGAAATCCACTCCTAGACACAGATGATGAACAGGAAGAAAGACACGATCGAGTTCTCAATACAGAAGATGGACAAGAGGCAGCTGACAGCCAATTGCAGAGACAAGGCCAACTTCTGGACACCGAAAATATGTTGGAAACACAAACCAGCTCAACTCAACAAGTTGGCATCCACGAACAGAACTCCTGCGTGCTCAGATGCTGGCAGCAGATTTTAGAATTCTGGTCAATGCCCGAGGAGCTGCCGCCGATAGACCACGATCTTCTGCCTGTACTGGCCATGTCAATTATACACAGTCTTGCTGGTTGTGACCAGGGCAACTGTGTGGAAATCAGCAAAGCAGATGACCTCATCCCAAAGATCACACGATTCACAAGATTCAAAAGTGACACAATGAATACTGAGGCACAACAGAAGATCCTGGTGAAATCATCATTGAAGGTGCTGCAAAGGCTTACAAGCATAGGCGGGAAAATCGGCATCACACTGCGGTCCAAGATATCACAAGATCCGTTCCTCTTTAGTAACCTTGCAGAGATCTTGGGGAACAACAAGAGCAGCCAGGAATCAAGAAAGTTGGTGGCCGGAATCCTCAGAAACATGGCCATTGATGAGAAAACAAGGCAGGAGATTGGTCGCAACAAAATTATCATCACCAAGCTGATGCAGGCGTTTCTCAATGCAGAAGGAACCACGAGTACCAATCCTGATCACTTGTCAAGGAAGGTCGCCGGGCAAGCACTGGCAATGCTAACAATACAAAGTGTTCAAAACTGCTTGGTTATACTGAAGGAGCCAGAGTTCATGAAGGAACTCAAAATCTTGATCCATGATAAACGGTACATATATGTTGCGGCAAGCATGTTGCGTAATCTGTGCCTGCATAGTGAAGCCGAGCTCAGAGACTCAGACCTGAAGGAGCTATGTCATACCTTACGAGAG GTGTGGGAAAGAATAATGGACGCGGATGGGGCAGAACTAGAGATCCTGATTGGGCTTAGTTCACAGATATGTAAAGTGAATCCTAAAGACTTCACCCGTGAACTGGACAATGGTCAGATTAAGCAGAGATTTCTGAAGAGGCTTATCGACACACTGAATGAAAATATGAAACCTAGCAGTCATTGTCCTGGGATCAGGAGGATGATAGTTGAGCAAATCATACACTTGATGGAGTGCAATTCTAGTTATGCAGATTGCTTGAGTGAATTCAGGATGACGGAAGCATTATCAATGGTAGAACAAACACTGTCAGAGGCTGAGGACTACAGGCTCTTCTTGGGTGATGAAGGATTTATGAAGTACAACGTGCCTTTATCCAATTTTGTCGCCATAGCAAAGAAAATGTATGTGTTGCGCTGTGTTATGGCCCAGGCGCAGGAGAATAGGGATTAA